The Geoglobus acetivorans genome window below encodes:
- the hypF gene encoding carbamoyltransferase HypF: MFKILVTGRVQGVGFRPFVFRLARNMGLKGYVKNVGDGTVEIVVDRDPDVFIGRLKKEKPPMAVIDQVIIRKADGDYDDFTILKSGGVSGLFSLPPPDFAVCDECSREIFDESNRRYLYPFTTCTDCGQRFSISFSLPFDRENTTLAEFPLCEKCQEEYENPEDRRYFAQSITCPECGPHYQLAPCEIRGVEAIRKAAELLDSGKILAIKGIGGFHIACLTDDDTVKGLRVVLRRPQQPFAVMVRDIETAEKYAYVNEKEKSELLSYTRPIVVLKKKMELYQVAPHLDTVGIMLPYTALHRILFSFLRADALVMTSANMPGEPMAIEMPDIKCDAVLTHNMRIYNRVDDSVLKIVGGRRMIIRRSRGFVPTPISIEVDAEAISLGAELYNSIAVLKDRKAIPSQYIGNTANFKTFNGFFKKAVEFWLEYLSISPDFVVRDMHPLYNTSQYATELAERTGAEVLSVQHHLAHALSVMAERGLDKAMAITVDGAGYGMDGTIWGGEVLYVDLKERIFRRVARLERIKLLGGDLAVHYPLRTLFSIIYKHEKDFELLRGYEMYLREGESFELFEKMYVKNINTISASSAGRYMDAIAAMTEVCFKRTYEGEPAMKAEGLARRDDQMYEPVIEESYEPSEFSIDGSGRKDYVRIIRFAHIFSDSLKRLEQGEDRRAVAWRLIDYLAKAFCEVVKEHDIPVVVSGGVAYNSHFMASLSESLKFYTNEFVPAGDNGISLGQLYALKFLEV; encoded by the coding sequence GTGTTTAAAATCCTCGTAACCGGAAGAGTTCAGGGAGTGGGATTCAGACCGTTCGTTTTTAGACTTGCAAGGAACATGGGTCTTAAGGGTTATGTGAAAAACGTTGGAGATGGTACTGTAGAGATTGTGGTTGACAGAGACCCGGATGTTTTTATAGGGAGACTCAAAAAAGAGAAGCCCCCGATGGCGGTCATAGACCAGGTGATTATTCGAAAAGCAGATGGAGATTATGATGACTTTACAATCCTGAAAAGTGGTGGCGTCTCCGGGCTTTTTTCACTTCCTCCTCCGGATTTTGCAGTATGCGATGAATGTTCCAGGGAGATTTTTGATGAAAGCAACAGGCGGTACCTTTACCCTTTCACCACATGCACGGACTGTGGGCAGAGGTTCAGCATCTCATTCTCACTTCCCTTCGACAGAGAGAACACCACACTTGCGGAATTCCCCCTTTGTGAAAAATGTCAGGAAGAATATGAAAATCCAGAGGACAGAAGATATTTCGCCCAGTCGATAACCTGCCCCGAATGCGGGCCTCACTACCAGCTTGCTCCCTGTGAAATCAGAGGGGTTGAGGCGATCAGGAAGGCTGCTGAGCTGCTCGATTCCGGAAAAATCCTGGCAATAAAGGGAATTGGGGGCTTTCACATCGCATGCCTTACTGACGACGATACCGTGAAAGGGCTGAGGGTTGTTCTCAGAAGGCCCCAGCAACCGTTTGCAGTAATGGTGAGGGATATTGAAACGGCAGAGAAGTACGCATACGTGAACGAAAAGGAAAAGTCAGAGCTTCTCAGCTACACAAGGCCCATTGTCGTGCTAAAAAAGAAGATGGAGCTTTACCAGGTGGCACCACACCTCGATACTGTAGGCATAATGCTACCGTACACTGCACTTCACAGAATCCTGTTCAGCTTTTTGAGGGCTGATGCTCTCGTCATGACCTCTGCCAACATGCCTGGAGAACCGATGGCGATTGAAATGCCGGATATAAAGTGTGATGCTGTGCTGACCCACAACATGAGGATATACAACAGGGTGGACGATTCGGTCCTGAAAATTGTCGGTGGAAGGAGGATGATTATACGACGCTCGAGGGGTTTCGTCCCCACTCCAATCAGTATTGAGGTTGATGCCGAGGCAATTTCACTTGGAGCTGAGCTTTACAATTCCATAGCAGTCCTGAAGGATCGCAAGGCCATACCATCACAGTACATTGGCAACACCGCCAACTTCAAAACGTTCAACGGATTTTTCAAAAAGGCAGTCGAATTCTGGCTGGAATACCTCAGCATCAGCCCGGACTTTGTTGTCCGGGACATGCATCCGCTCTACAACACCTCACAATACGCCACCGAACTTGCCGAGAGAACGGGAGCTGAAGTGCTGAGTGTTCAGCACCATCTTGCCCACGCCCTCTCAGTCATGGCTGAAAGAGGGCTTGACAAGGCCATGGCTATAACCGTGGATGGGGCTGGTTACGGCATGGATGGCACGATATGGGGTGGCGAGGTTCTCTACGTTGACCTGAAAGAGAGAATTTTCAGGAGGGTGGCAAGACTGGAAAGAATAAAGCTACTCGGAGGAGATCTCGCTGTACATTATCCTCTCAGAACGCTTTTTTCGATAATATACAAGCATGAGAAAGACTTCGAGCTGTTAAGGGGCTATGAGATGTATTTAAGGGAGGGAGAGAGTTTCGAGCTGTTCGAGAAAATGTACGTAAAGAACATCAACACCATCTCAGCATCCTCAGCCGGGAGATACATGGACGCCATAGCAGCCATGACGGAAGTCTGCTTTAAGAGAACATACGAGGGAGAGCCCGCAATGAAAGCTGAAGGGCTTGCAAGAAGGGATGATCAGATGTATGAGCCGGTAATCGAGGAGAGCTACGAACCATCCGAGTTCAGCATTGATGGTTCAGGCAGGAAGGATTACGTCAGAATTATCAGATTCGCCCATATATTTTCTGACTCCCTCAAAAGGCTTGAGCAGGGAGAGGATAGAAGAGCGGTTGCATGGAGACTCATAGACTACCTCGCAAAGGCGTTCTGTGAGGTTGTGAAAGAGCATGATATTCCGGTAGTTGTGAGCGGAGGTGTTGCCTACAACTCCCATTTCATGGCTTCGCTTTCAGAAAGCCTGAAATTTTACACGAATGAGTTTGTTCCGGCGGGAGATAATGGGATATCCCTCGGACAGCTGTATGCTCTAAAATTCCTGGAGGTTTGA
- the hypA gene encoding hydrogenase maturation nickel metallochaperone HypA — protein sequence MHEMSYAEAILENLINLAERNNAREIKKAHLVIGELLLINPEQLEFCFRAISRETIAENCTLEIEFVKPEIRCVKCGKEFEAPAGVCECGGFVSVNGGKEMILKSVIMEVD from the coding sequence ATGCACGAAATGAGTTATGCGGAGGCTATACTCGAAAATCTGATCAATCTGGCCGAAAGGAACAATGCCAGGGAAATTAAAAAAGCTCATCTCGTAATTGGTGAACTGCTTTTGATAAATCCCGAACAGCTTGAGTTCTGTTTCAGGGCTATAAGCAGGGAAACGATAGCCGAAAACTGCACCCTTGAAATCGAGTTTGTGAAGCCCGAAATCAGGTGTGTGAAGTGCGGGAAAGAGTTCGAGGCTCCTGCGGGAGTCTGTGAGTGCGGTGGTTTTGTAAGTGTTAACGGCGGGAAGGAAATGATTTTAAAAAGCGTAATTATGGAGGTGGATTGA
- the hypB gene encoding hydrogenase nickel incorporation protein HypB, with amino-acid sequence MHKIEIDAEIDLLSENRRLAAENRKFLREHGIVAVNIMGAIGSGKTLLIEKTVEALKGIRIGVILGDVICRADYERVAAHEVKAEPVNTGKECHLDAHLINHRIQKFEDVDLLLIENVGNLICPVDFDLGEDFRVVMVSVTEGDDVVEKHPEIFRLADVIIINKVALAEFVEADVDKMERDAKNLNPEARIIRMDLKKDIGFDEWIEFLRGVLNVSGNSS; translated from the coding sequence ATGCACAAAATAGAGATCGACGCTGAAATTGATCTGCTGAGCGAAAACAGGAGACTTGCAGCGGAGAACAGAAAGTTTCTGAGGGAACATGGTATTGTTGCGGTGAACATAATGGGTGCGATAGGCTCGGGGAAAACGCTGCTTATCGAGAAGACCGTTGAAGCTCTCAAGGGCATCAGAATTGGAGTGATTCTTGGAGATGTGATATGCAGGGCGGATTATGAGAGGGTGGCGGCACATGAAGTAAAGGCTGAGCCTGTTAATACCGGAAAAGAGTGTCATCTTGATGCTCACCTGATAAATCACAGAATTCAAAAATTTGAGGATGTTGACCTCCTTCTGATTGAAAATGTTGGCAACCTGATCTGCCCGGTGGATTTTGACCTCGGAGAGGACTTCAGGGTTGTGATGGTAAGCGTTACAGAAGGAGATGATGTGGTCGAGAAGCATCCTGAAATTTTCAGGCTTGCTGACGTCATAATAATCAACAAGGTGGCACTTGCGGAGTTTGTTGAGGCGGATGTGGATAAGATGGAAAGGGATGCAAAAAATCTTAACCCTGAGGCGAGAATAATCAGGATGGATCTGAAAAAAGACATCGGGTTTGATGAGTGGATTGAATTTCTGAGGGGTGTCCTGAATGTGTCTGGCAATTCCAGCTGA
- a CDS encoding HypC/HybG/HupF family hydrogenase formation chaperone, with translation MCLAIPAEVVEVEWPYATVDMKGAKRKVRVDLLDDVKVGDYVLIHVGLAIQKVSKEEVEEIDRLWQKILEE, from the coding sequence ATGTGTCTGGCAATTCCAGCTGAAGTCGTGGAGGTTGAGTGGCCTTACGCCACGGTGGACATGAAGGGGGCTAAGAGGAAGGTGAGGGTTGATCTGCTTGATGATGTTAAGGTTGGGGATTACGTTTTAATTCATGTTGGGCTTGCGATACAGAAGGTTTCGAAAGAGGAAGTTGAGGAGATTGATAGGCTATGGCAGAAGATACTGGAAGAATAG
- the hypD gene encoding hydrogenase formation protein HypD has protein sequence MAEDTGRIVRKIEELSEGQEINLMHLCGTHEDTISKYNLRSILPPNVKLLSGPGCPVCIIPDTDLQEVFHLLENRDVILTTFGDMARVPFEDRSLFYYRSKGKDVRIVYSVFDAVEIAKREDKDVVFFGIGFETTMPSIAVAIKDSPENFYVYSAHRFFIPAIEALVSEDMKIDGFINPGHVSTIVGVKAYERYRKYGIPMAIAGFEPQDVLLAVYMLVRAVKENDGGIFNEYTRAVKYEGNVKAQEVMNEVFYSRDGEWRGLGTIPETGVGIRNDFEEKDAEKVFEDVFENFAPKEDKRKKHCRCGEVLKGLITPKDCRLFMTACTPRNPIGPCMVSFEGTCNIWAKYSIS, from the coding sequence ATGGCAGAAGATACTGGAAGAATAGTCCGGAAGATAGAGGAGCTTAGTGAAGGACAGGAAATCAACCTGATGCATCTGTGCGGGACACATGAAGACACAATTTCGAAGTACAACCTCAGGAGTATTCTCCCTCCAAACGTAAAGCTTCTGAGCGGACCCGGATGTCCAGTGTGCATAATCCCCGACACGGATCTGCAGGAGGTATTTCATCTTCTCGAAAACCGGGATGTTATCCTCACGACGTTTGGTGATATGGCAAGGGTTCCGTTCGAGGACAGGAGCCTCTTCTATTACAGGAGTAAGGGAAAGGACGTCAGAATAGTTTACAGCGTTTTCGATGCTGTTGAGATTGCAAAGCGGGAAGATAAGGACGTGGTATTTTTCGGCATTGGATTTGAGACGACCATGCCGTCAATAGCTGTGGCGATTAAGGATTCTCCTGAGAACTTTTACGTGTACTCTGCTCACAGGTTCTTCATCCCTGCGATAGAGGCTCTGGTATCCGAGGATATGAAGATTGATGGCTTCATCAATCCGGGACACGTTTCCACGATCGTTGGCGTGAAAGCCTATGAGAGGTACAGAAAATATGGCATTCCAATGGCCATAGCAGGATTTGAACCACAGGATGTGCTTCTTGCGGTTTACATGCTCGTTAGGGCAGTTAAAGAAAATGACGGTGGAATCTTCAACGAATACACGAGGGCAGTCAAATACGAGGGTAATGTGAAAGCCCAGGAGGTCATGAATGAGGTGTTTTATTCCAGAGATGGCGAGTGGAGGGGTCTGGGTACAATTCCTGAAACCGGCGTCGGAATAAGGAATGACTTTGAAGAAAAAGATGCCGAAAAGGTATTTGAGGATGTGTTTGAGAACTTTGCTCCAAAGGAGGATAAGCGGAAGAAGCACTGCAGGTGTGGCGAGGTCCTAAAGGGGCTGATAACTCCGAAGGATTGCAGGCTGTTCATGACTGCATGCACACCCCGAAACCCCATAGGCCCGTGCATGGTGAGCTTCGAGGGTACGTGCAATATATGGGCCAAGTACAGTATCTCATGA
- a CDS encoding ATP-dependent helicase codes for MLVIVQGNAYDDEEIKSRLNPILREWFEAKYGEFTPPQKYSIMEAFNGNNVLISSPTGSGKTLAAFMTALSRLLDRAVEGTLEDRVYVVYVSPLKALNNDIRKNLEEPLNEIYELAGRKKIRIQKIRVAVRTGDTDSSEKQRQLRKPPHILITTPESLAIALCSPKFSKALKKVEFLIIDELHALAENKRGTHLSLSVERLQEIQEGKMVRIGLSATIHPLEEVAKFLAGYENGRERDCMIADVTFEKKIDISVLSLVENLFNATAEEISERLYQTLAEMIRESKTTLIFTNTRSATERVVFHLKKIMGEEFPVAAHHSSLSKDVRLEVEEKLKRGELKVVVSSTSLELGIDIGYVDLVILIGSPKSINRALQRIGRAGHKLHETSVGRIVVLDHDDLIECSVLAREALERRLDRIHIPEKPLDVLCQHVVGMAIERKWSVDDALRVVKRAYPYRNLTKEEFVAVLRYLAGKYSELEEKNVYGKIWFDEDTMEFGKRGKMVRPIYYLNTGTIPDEVAVSVVTKDGHHVGKVEEEFAERLVKGDIFVLAGRTFRFLRSRGMRIIVEEVKGEKPTVPSWFSEQLPLSYDLALRIQEFRKEMDENLENAHEILKSFPADRNAVESIIEYFDEQKRFSIIPHSRRLVVEKLEEERNYYFFHTLVGRRANSAIARTFAYRVGKAKRCNVQFTLNDNGFVLILPQNKRLKDSEIIDLFELKDFEEDLKEALMKTEILRRRFRHVAVRSLMILRNYLGREKSVWRQQVNADTLLRLLLKHFGKEFPVIKETFREIMEDAMDIKNARDYLSKIGKEIDVVITRIPYPSPFGLNLYVMGEEDVVLMEDRRKVLRELHEKILAYLSANS; via the coding sequence ATGCTGGTGATAGTTCAGGGAAATGCATACGATGATGAGGAGATAAAATCAAGGCTCAACCCCATTCTGAGGGAATGGTTTGAAGCAAAATATGGTGAATTTACTCCACCCCAGAAGTATTCAATAATGGAGGCTTTTAACGGCAATAACGTGCTGATCTCCTCTCCCACCGGGAGCGGCAAGACTCTCGCAGCTTTCATGACCGCTCTGAGCAGGCTTCTCGACAGAGCAGTGGAGGGGACGCTCGAGGACAGAGTGTACGTCGTGTATGTGTCCCCACTGAAAGCCCTTAACAACGACATAAGGAAAAATCTCGAAGAACCGCTGAACGAAATCTACGAGCTGGCAGGGAGAAAAAAGATCAGAATTCAGAAGATAAGGGTAGCTGTGAGAACAGGAGACACGGATTCAAGCGAGAAGCAGAGACAGCTCAGAAAGCCCCCACATATACTCATAACCACCCCCGAGAGTCTTGCAATTGCTCTGTGCTCACCCAAGTTCTCAAAAGCCCTGAAGAAGGTGGAGTTTCTCATAATAGATGAACTTCATGCCCTTGCAGAGAACAAACGTGGCACCCACCTCTCACTCTCGGTAGAGAGACTTCAGGAAATCCAGGAAGGGAAGATGGTGAGGATAGGTCTCTCTGCAACAATACATCCGCTTGAAGAGGTGGCAAAGTTCCTTGCCGGATATGAAAACGGCAGAGAGAGGGACTGTATGATTGCAGATGTGACCTTCGAAAAGAAAATTGACATCTCAGTGCTTTCACTCGTAGAAAATCTCTTCAACGCCACCGCTGAGGAGATAAGCGAGAGACTCTATCAAACACTGGCAGAAATGATAAGAGAGTCAAAGACCACGCTGATATTCACAAATACGAGAAGTGCAACGGAGAGAGTCGTGTTCCATCTCAAAAAAATAATGGGGGAAGAGTTTCCGGTTGCTGCACACCATTCATCTCTCTCAAAGGATGTGAGGCTCGAAGTTGAGGAGAAGCTGAAGAGGGGCGAACTTAAGGTTGTGGTGAGCTCAACAAGCCTGGAACTTGGCATAGATATTGGATATGTTGACCTGGTAATTCTCATAGGTTCTCCGAAAAGCATAAACAGAGCATTGCAGAGAATTGGCAGAGCAGGGCATAAGCTCCACGAGACGAGTGTGGGCAGAATCGTGGTTCTTGACCATGACGACCTCATTGAGTGTTCTGTTCTGGCCAGGGAAGCCCTTGAGAGACGGCTTGACAGGATCCATATTCCGGAAAAACCTCTCGATGTGCTGTGTCAGCACGTTGTTGGAATGGCGATCGAAAGAAAATGGAGTGTCGATGATGCTCTCAGAGTCGTGAAAAGAGCATACCCCTACAGAAACCTCACAAAAGAAGAATTCGTGGCCGTGCTGAGATACCTGGCAGGAAAATATTCAGAGCTTGAGGAGAAGAACGTTTACGGAAAAATATGGTTCGACGAGGATACCATGGAATTCGGGAAAAGGGGCAAAATGGTGCGGCCCATATACTATCTCAACACCGGTACAATCCCGGACGAGGTTGCAGTGTCGGTCGTGACAAAGGATGGGCACCACGTGGGAAAGGTCGAGGAGGAGTTTGCAGAGAGGCTCGTTAAGGGAGATATTTTCGTTCTTGCGGGAAGGACATTCAGATTTCTGAGATCGAGGGGTATGCGCATAATAGTCGAAGAGGTTAAGGGCGAGAAACCTACAGTCCCAAGCTGGTTTTCCGAGCAGTTGCCCCTGAGCTACGATCTCGCACTGAGAATACAGGAGTTCAGAAAAGAAATGGACGAAAACCTTGAAAATGCACATGAAATACTGAAGAGCTTTCCAGCAGACAGGAATGCTGTAGAGTCCATCATAGAGTACTTCGACGAGCAGAAGAGGTTCAGCATCATCCCACACAGCAGGAGGCTTGTGGTGGAGAAGCTTGAAGAAGAGAGAAACTACTATTTCTTCCACACCCTTGTGGGCAGAAGAGCCAACAGTGCCATCGCAAGAACATTCGCTTACAGGGTTGGAAAAGCAAAGAGGTGCAATGTCCAGTTTACTCTGAACGACAATGGCTTTGTTCTCATCCTCCCTCAGAATAAAAGATTGAAGGACAGTGAAATAATCGACCTCTTCGAGCTGAAGGATTTTGAAGAGGACCTTAAAGAGGCGCTCATGAAAACCGAAATTCTCAGAAGGAGGTTCAGACATGTTGCTGTGAGAAGCCTGATGATTTTGAGAAATTATCTCGGGAGAGAGAAAAGCGTATGGAGGCAGCAGGTAAACGCAGACACTCTGCTCAGGCTGCTTCTGAAACACTTCGGAAAGGAGTTCCCGGTAATAAAGGAGACATTCCGGGAGATTATGGAAGATGCGATGGACATCAAAAATGCGAGGGATTATCTTTCAAAAATCGGGAAAGAGATCGATGTGGTTATTACACGCATCCCCTATCCAAGCCCGTTTGGCCTGAACCTCTACGTGATGGGGGAGGAAGATGTCGTTCTTATGGAGGATAGAAGAAAGGTGTTGAGGGAACTGCACGAAAAAATTCTTGCATACCTTTCTGCGAACTCATGA
- a CDS encoding EamA family transporter — protein MKRLHADLGLLAVALIWGATFPVVKIALEFMSPFAFNAVRFIFTGLLFFPFLRMDELRAGIAIGSATFLGYALQTAGLQYTTATNAGFITSVYIVITPILAFLLYRERVSLTEVAAVLLAFVGIYLLSGYAGFNYGDLLILLCAVAFALEIAMISHYAKNLNPLSLAGWQVVAVGMFSAMPAAFITDRFVLNSYVLFALLVTGLLGTFVAKILQNYMQAHTKSVDAGIILSMEGVFSYMFAAVFLGERLDMLQYAGVALLFIAILLVSLKDEVSGLIKA, from the coding sequence ATGAAAAGACTTCACGCGGACCTCGGTCTTCTGGCTGTGGCGTTGATATGGGGTGCAACTTTTCCCGTTGTCAAGATTGCGCTTGAATTCATGTCTCCGTTTGCATTCAATGCGGTAAGGTTCATTTTCACAGGATTGCTTTTCTTCCCATTTTTGAGGATGGATGAACTCCGGGCTGGAATTGCCATAGGCTCTGCAACCTTCCTCGGTTATGCGCTTCAGACCGCTGGACTTCAGTACACAACGGCAACGAACGCAGGATTCATAACCTCAGTGTATATCGTGATAACTCCAATTCTGGCTTTTCTGCTGTATAGGGAGCGAGTTTCACTAACTGAGGTTGCGGCAGTTCTTCTTGCTTTTGTGGGCATTTATCTTCTTTCTGGATACGCTGGTTTCAACTACGGCGATCTGCTCATTCTTCTCTGTGCAGTAGCTTTTGCCCTCGAAATTGCCATGATTTCGCACTACGCAAAAAATCTGAACCCTCTGAGTCTTGCGGGCTGGCAGGTTGTGGCTGTGGGGATGTTTTCAGCCATGCCGGCGGCTTTCATTACTGACCGATTTGTGCTGAACAGCTACGTTCTTTTTGCCCTGCTGGTTACGGGTTTACTGGGAACGTTCGTTGCAAAAATTCTTCAGAATTACATGCAGGCACACACAAAGTCGGTGGATGCCGGAATAATTCTGTCAATGGAGGGCGTGTTTTCCTACATGTTTGCGGCCGTATTTCTCGGCGAGCGTCTCGACATGCTTCAGTATGCGGGCGTTGCCCTCCTGTTCATAGCAATACTGCTCGTTTCGCTGAAGGATGAAGTTTCCGGGCTAATCAAGGCTTAA
- a CDS encoding IGHMBP2 family helicase produces the protein MEEYKDYLEHLKNLIESEREEERRKAIEEIKSLSAAQREKSGKTITGLKGKVVSQNPKKTVIRFGRRVEIKTDIGPGDVVLVSNGDPLKKASEGVVIERGSRYIDVEFLKFPDIGLEGVRVDLFYDDTTFNRMEENLDRLSYGGLMAIKLIFEDEVVSEAETVDFRPFDDKLNPSQRAAISKALGSEDFFIIHGPFGTGKTRTLAEYILQEVERGNRVLATAESNTAVDNLVERLAGNAKIVRVGHPSRISEKLRRVSLEEMKKEHEGYRELEEVWKEIEELVKKREMEIQPTPRFRRGMSDIEIMELAQKRVKAYRGVSGAAIRSMARWLEINERLKELFSEAEEIEKRIEKDILEKMQVVLTTNSTAFTVDARFDVAVIDEATQSVIPSTLIPINKARKFILAGDHKQLPPTILNLEAKELERTLFEILIERYPFKSEMLDTQYRARREIADFPSMTFYGGRVKTHESAEKISISDLNPSARSTAERFLTSHPLIFIDTEKSGRERSKRGSKSYHNPVEAKIVEKVVRILEKMGIDRDCIGVISPYDDQVRLIRGLVDCEVKSVDGYQGREKEVIIISFVRSNEKGDLGFLRDYRRLNVALTRAKRLLIAVGNAETLSRDVVYRRFIGYVKERGAVIGGSTFLSLD, from the coding sequence ATGGAGGAATATAAAGATTATCTCGAGCACCTGAAAAACCTGATTGAGTCCGAGAGAGAAGAGGAAAGAAGAAAGGCAATTGAGGAAATAAAGTCTCTCTCCGCAGCACAGAGGGAAAAATCGGGCAAGACGATTACAGGGCTGAAGGGCAAGGTTGTCTCACAGAATCCTAAAAAGACAGTCATACGATTCGGAAGACGGGTTGAAATCAAAACGGACATAGGCCCGGGAGATGTGGTTCTTGTAAGCAATGGAGATCCGCTTAAAAAAGCCTCCGAAGGTGTTGTTATCGAGAGGGGCAGCAGGTATATTGACGTGGAATTCCTAAAATTCCCGGACATCGGGCTTGAGGGTGTCAGGGTTGATCTGTTTTACGATGACACAACCTTCAACAGGATGGAGGAAAATCTCGACAGGCTGTCTTACGGCGGACTGATGGCCATAAAGCTGATTTTTGAAGATGAAGTTGTTAGCGAAGCAGAAACGGTTGATTTCAGACCATTTGACGATAAACTGAATCCCTCACAGAGAGCAGCAATTTCAAAGGCTCTGGGCAGCGAGGACTTCTTCATCATCCATGGTCCTTTCGGGACGGGGAAAACACGAACACTTGCAGAGTACATCCTCCAGGAAGTTGAGAGAGGAAACAGGGTTCTCGCCACCGCTGAAAGCAACACTGCAGTGGACAACCTGGTTGAGAGACTTGCCGGCAATGCAAAAATCGTCAGGGTGGGGCATCCGTCAAGGATCAGTGAAAAGCTGAGAAGGGTCTCCTTAGAGGAAATGAAGAAAGAACATGAAGGGTACAGAGAACTGGAGGAGGTCTGGAAAGAGATTGAAGAACTGGTGAAAAAACGGGAGATGGAGATACAGCCAACACCGAGATTCAGGAGGGGTATGAGCGACATAGAAATCATGGAACTCGCCCAGAAGAGAGTGAAGGCCTACAGGGGTGTTTCAGGAGCCGCAATAAGGTCCATGGCAAGGTGGCTTGAGATTAACGAGAGGCTGAAGGAGCTTTTCAGTGAAGCAGAGGAAATCGAAAAGCGAATCGAAAAAGACATTCTTGAGAAAATGCAGGTTGTGCTCACCACAAACTCGACCGCATTTACAGTTGATGCCAGATTCGACGTTGCAGTTATCGACGAGGCGACGCAGTCAGTGATACCCAGCACTCTAATCCCGATCAATAAAGCCAGAAAGTTCATTCTTGCGGGCGATCACAAACAGCTTCCCCCCACAATCCTCAATCTGGAGGCAAAAGAACTTGAAAGAACGCTTTTTGAGATTCTGATCGAAAGGTATCCCTTCAAATCAGAAATGCTCGATACACAGTACAGGGCCAGAAGGGAGATTGCAGATTTTCCATCAATGACGTTCTACGGTGGAAGGGTGAAAACCCATGAAAGTGCAGAAAAAATATCGATTTCAGACCTCAACCCATCAGCCAGAAGTACAGCCGAAAGATTTCTCACCAGTCATCCGCTCATCTTTATCGACACTGAAAAATCAGGAAGGGAAAGATCCAAAAGGGGAAGCAAGTCCTACCACAATCCTGTTGAAGCGAAGATTGTGGAAAAGGTTGTCAGAATACTTGAAAAAATGGGAATAGACAGGGATTGCATAGGGGTAATCTCGCCCTACGACGATCAGGTCAGGCTGATAAGAGGTCTGGTGGACTGTGAGGTTAAGAGCGTTGACGGCTATCAGGGAAGAGAAAAGGAGGTCATCATAATCTCTTTCGTTAGGAGCAATGAAAAAGGGGACCTTGGATTTCTGAGAGATTACAGAAGGCTGAACGTTGCACTTACAAGAGCAAAAAGACTTCTTATCGCCGTGGGTAATGCTGAGACCCTGAGCAGAGACGTCGTTTACAGGAGATTTATCGGATACGTAAAGGAGAGGGGTGCAGTGATTGGTGGCTCCACATTCTTAAGCCTTGATTAG